The following proteins are encoded in a genomic region of Sorangiineae bacterium MSr12523:
- a CDS encoding BamA/TamA family outer membrane protein: MKRLLTAVAIGIAALAAGHGEAAAQDPSNPPQTLPTPPTKPTPPDEGKPAKREEKGDAKEKPKGDEKGDAKPKGDKKIPVSYQSPKRPLPDYDGRGDDPTTVGDVAIWVPRLIFSPLYLTSEYLIRRPLGALITGAERAGLPEALYDFFTFGPNHNAGFLPIGFVDFGFNPSVGLFLFWRDAFFKGNEFQIHGTTWGTDWIAAQFVDRITFHNRDTLILQASGIRRPDHAFFGIGPNSLQGDRSRYGRDQVDVSAMVDLHLWRASRLEAGMGVKTVEIYNGHFGGDPNIDQSVAAGRFGVPYGFDRGYTAEYNQLTAALDTRQPRPAPGSGIRVELNALQGNDVRRSPGSGWVKYGGTVGGFYDLNDRGRVVSLSFNTQFADPLGGRDIPFLELVSLGGSNPMRGFFPGRLLGRSAAVLTARYRWPIWIWLDGSIQAAVGNVFDEHLKDFKPSLLRFSGAIGVESVGSPDSSFELLVGMGSETFDHGGQINSFRLSVGSNRGF, encoded by the coding sequence ATGAAGCGCCTTCTTACGGCGGTTGCCATCGGCATCGCGGCGCTCGCGGCGGGGCATGGAGAGGCGGCGGCGCAAGATCCTTCCAACCCGCCCCAGACTCTCCCCACGCCTCCAACGAAACCTACGCCTCCCGACGAGGGGAAACCTGCCAAACGCGAGGAAAAAGGCGACGCCAAGGAGAAGCCCAAGGGCGACGAAAAGGGCGATGCAAAGCCCAAAGGCGACAAGAAGATCCCCGTTTCGTACCAATCGCCGAAACGGCCACTGCCCGATTACGACGGACGCGGCGACGATCCGACGACGGTGGGCGACGTGGCCATTTGGGTACCGCGCCTGATCTTTTCGCCACTGTACCTCACCAGCGAGTACCTGATTCGGCGGCCGCTCGGCGCATTGATTACGGGGGCCGAACGCGCGGGGCTGCCCGAGGCGCTGTATGACTTTTTCACCTTTGGGCCGAACCACAATGCGGGGTTTCTGCCCATTGGGTTCGTCGATTTCGGCTTCAATCCCAGCGTCGGCCTTTTCCTCTTTTGGAGAGACGCCTTCTTCAAAGGAAACGAGTTCCAGATCCACGGCACGACCTGGGGCACCGATTGGATCGCCGCGCAATTCGTCGATCGCATCACCTTCCACAACCGCGACACGCTCATCTTGCAGGCCTCGGGCATCCGCCGCCCCGACCACGCCTTCTTCGGCATCGGACCGAATTCGCTGCAAGGTGACCGAAGCCGCTATGGCCGCGACCAAGTCGACGTGAGCGCCATGGTCGACCTGCACCTGTGGCGCGCCAGCCGGCTCGAGGCGGGCATGGGCGTCAAGACGGTGGAGATCTACAACGGCCACTTCGGCGGCGATCCCAACATCGATCAAAGCGTGGCCGCGGGGCGCTTCGGCGTTCCGTATGGCTTCGATCGCGGCTACACCGCGGAGTACAACCAGCTCACCGCGGCACTCGACACGCGCCAGCCGCGCCCCGCACCGGGTTCGGGCATCCGCGTCGAACTCAACGCGCTGCAAGGCAACGACGTCCGCCGCTCGCCCGGCTCGGGCTGGGTCAAATACGGCGGCACCGTCGGAGGCTTCTACGATTTGAACGACCGCGGGCGCGTGGTGAGCCTCTCGTTCAACACGCAGTTCGCCGATCCGCTCGGTGGCAGGGACATTCCCTTTCTCGAGTTGGTCTCGCTCGGCGGGTCCAATCCGATGCGCGGATTCTTCCCCGGCCGCCTCCTCGGCCGAAGTGCCGCCGTCCTCACCGCCCGATACCGCTGGCCCATTTGGATCTGGCTCGACGGCTCGATCCAGGCGGCCGTCGGCAACGTTTTCGACGAGCACCTGAAGGACTTCAAGCCTTCCCTCCTCCGCTTCTCCGGCGCCATCGGCGTCGAGAGCGTGGGCTCGCCCGACAGCTCCTTCGAGCTTTTGGTGGGCATGGGAAGCGAGACGTTCGATCACGGTGGTCAGATCAATTCGTTCCGCCTTTCCGTGGGGTCCAACCGTGGGTTCTAG